The Acidobacteriota bacterium sequence ACTCGACGTAGGCGGGCTGCCCGACGGCCCAGGCGCTGCCGGTGAGGAACAGCAATCCCAGCAGCGGCACAAGTGCCTTCGTGATCCGTCCCCGTCTGGACATCTGGATGGCCTTTCTATCTGACACGCAGAACCGTCTTCTGCAGGTCTTCATCGCGGGAGGAGTTGCCGGTCAGGATCTCGAACTCCCCCGGCTCCACCCGGTATTTCATGTCGATATCGTAGAAAGCGAGGCGCTCGGGCGCGATTTCGAACACCACCGTCTCCGTCTGCCCCGGGGCGAGCGGGACCCGCCCGAATCCCTTCAGTTCCTTCACCGGGCGCGTGGCCGAACTCACCCGGTCCCGGATGTACAGCTGCACCACTTCCTCCCCGGCGACCGGCCCGGTGTTGGTGACATCGACCCTCACCACCGTCGACTCCCAGCGCCGGATCGATTTTTTCTCCAGGCGCGGCGGGCCGAAGCCGAAGGTGGTGTAGCTGAGCCCGAAACCGAAGGGGTAGAGCGGGCCGACCTCGTCGAAGAGGTAGCCCCGGCGCGCGGCCGGCTTGTGGTTATAGAAGGCCGGGAGGTGCCCGACCGACCGCGGGATGGTGATGGGGAGTTTCCCCCCGGGGTTGATGTCGCCGAAGAGGGCCTCGGCCGCGGCCTGTCCCGTCTCCTGCCCCAGGTACCAGCACTCGAAAATCGCCTGCGCCTTTTCGGCGAGGTTCCGGATAGACAGCGGCCGGCCGTTGAAGAGGAAGGCGACGACGGGTTTGCCCGTGGCGGCGACGGCGTCGACCAGTTCGTCCTGCAGCCCGACCAGGTCGAGCGAGGAGCGGTCCCCCAGGTGATTGCGCGCCCAGGCCTCGCGCGAGGTCTGTTCGTTCCCCCCGAGGGCCAGTACCACCGCGTCGGCCCTCCGGGCGACCCGGACGGCGGCCGCGATCCTTTTCCGTTCTTCGGCCGGGTCGGGGGTGACGACCTTGTCCTCCTGCCACGACCCGCCGACGGTGATCCGGCACCCTTCGTGGTGGAGCAGCCGGACCTTTCCCGCCCGCGCGCGAATCCCCTCGAGGAGGGTGACGAAGCGTTTGGGCCGGCCGCTGTAGCCGCCGAGGAGCACCCGGTCGGCGTTCGGCCCGATCACGGCCAGGGTCCGCACCCGGCGCGGGTCGAGGGGAACGGTGCGGTTGTCATTCTTGAGCAGCGTGATCGTCTTCCGGGCGGCTTCGAGCGCCAGCGCGCGGTGCGCCTCGCAGCCCGAGATCCGCACGGCCTCCTCCGGGTCCGTGTAAGGGTCGTCGAACAGCCCCAGTTTGAATTTCCAGAGCAGCATCGGCGCCACCAGCTCGTCGAGCAGCGACTCCTTGAGAACCCCCTTCTTCACGAGTTCGACCAGGTGAAGGTAGCAGTCCGGCTCGGGCAGCTCGATATTCACCCCGGCCTTCGCGGCCAGGGCCGCCGCCCGGCGCCCGTCCTCGGCCAGGTGGTTGCCGAACAGCTCCGGGCGCTCGGCAAGCTCGCGGATGGCGTAATAATCGCTGACCACGAATCCCTTGAACCCCCATTCCTTGCGCAGCACGTCCCGGAGCAGCCACCGGTTGGCATGCGACGGGACGCCGTCGATTTCGTTGTAGGACGCCATCACGCTGACGGCCTTCCCTTTCCGGATCGCCTCCCTGAAGGGATGGAGGAAGACTTCGCGCAGGAGCCGTTCGGAGACGTTGACCGGGGCGCAGTTGGTCCCCGATTCGGGCTGACCGTGGGCGGC is a genomic window containing:
- a CDS encoding beta-glucosidase; translation: MAKPKSKESGVPAYRNARLPAERRVRDLLRRMTLEEKAAQMRCVWEGKAETLVDGKGRFDPARAARHFRDRPGLGQVGRPSDAGGGLDPRENAELTNAIQKFFVEKGRLGIPVIFHEECLHGQAAPGATSFPQPIGLGATFDPELVERVFEATAAEARARGTHQALTPVVDVARDPRWGRVEETYGEDPYLVAAMGVAAVRGFQGDGRFRDKKRVIATLKHFAAHGQPESGTNCAPVNVSERLLREVFLHPFREAIRKGKAVSVMASYNEIDGVPSHANRWLLRDVLRKEWGFKGFVVSDYYAIRELAERPELFGNHLAEDGRRAAALAAKAGVNIELPEPDCYLHLVELVKKGVLKESLLDELVAPMLLWKFKLGLFDDPYTDPEEAVRISGCEAHRALALEAARKTITLLKNDNRTVPLDPRRVRTLAVIGPNADRVLLGGYSGRPKRFVTLLEGIRARAGKVRLLHHEGCRITVGGSWQEDKVVTPDPAEERKRIAAAVRVARRADAVVLALGGNEQTSREAWARNHLGDRSSLDLVGLQDELVDAVAATGKPVVAFLFNGRPLSIRNLAEKAQAIFECWYLGQETGQAAAEALFGDINPGGKLPITIPRSVGHLPAFYNHKPAARRGYLFDEVGPLYPFGFGLSYTTFGFGPPRLEKKSIRRWESTVVRVDVTNTGPVAGEEVVQLYIRDRVSSATRPVKELKGFGRVPLAPGQTETVVFEIAPERLAFYDIDMKYRVEPGEFEILTGNSSRDEDLQKTVLRVR